The Paracholeplasma morum sequence GTATTATTTATAGGCGATATATATGGTGAACCAGGTAGAAAAATCTTCTTGGACCATATCGATGAATTAAAGGCTGCTCATAAACCTAATATTATCATTGTTAACTCAGAAAATAGTGCTAATAATGGAAGAGGGATTACTCAAAAGTTCTATAAAGAACTAATGCAAAAAGGCGTATCTGCAGTTACAATGGGTAATCATGCTTATGGACAAAACGAGTTATTGACTTTTATGGATGATTCACATGTTATTAGACCAATAAACTATAAAGCTGCCCCGGGTAAAGGGTATGATTTGATCAAATTTAACAGTCAAACACTATTAGTCATTAACGCATTAGGACGCACATTTATGAATGCGAATATGGAATCTCCATTTTTTGAAATCGAGAAAGTCATTAATGAAGTAAAAGCCGATTATGTATTTGTAGATTTTCATGCAGAAGCAACATCCGAAAAAGTCGCTTTAGGACACTATCTAGATGGAAAGGTTTCCGCCATCGTTGGGACACACACTCACATCCCTACAGCTGACGAACGCGTGCTTCCTAAAGGTACTTTGTATATTACCGATGTTGGAATGACAGGGCCACTTGATGGTGTTATTGGAGTCGATAAGGATATTGTTGTCAATAGATTCCTTTATGGATACTCATTACCCAATCAAGTAGCGATTACTAAGAATCAATTAAATGCTGTTATTTTAGATTTAAAAAACAAGACAATCAAGCGTATACATTTAGAAGACTAGCCCTGGACTATAAGATTCTTTGGTTATTTTATTGATATCTATTGACAAATCTAAACAATCATGTAAAAATACTAGCAATATTTAAAAATAGAGTTGATTATTACGATTGATGGAGAGAGCAATCTAATGGTCCACCTAGAAGTAAACAACTTATGTTTATCGTTTAACAATCTAATCAATAAGTCCCCTTCCTCTATAGGTAGCGGGATGAATTGATTTTTTTGTTTTTTTATGTGGAATATTATATATAAAATATGGTATAATATAAATATAATAAACATTCGGTATAATTACGGAAAGAAGGCTATATAATGTTAAAATTAGACACAAATTTACATTCAGTCTTTATGTTGTGGTATCACTTGATTTTA is a genomic window containing:
- a CDS encoding TIGR00282 family metallophosphoesterase, with product MKVLFIGDIYGEPGRKIFLDHIDELKAAHKPNIIIVNSENSANNGRGITQKFYKELMQKGVSAVTMGNHAYGQNELLTFMDDSHVIRPINYKAAPGKGYDLIKFNSQTLLVINALGRTFMNANMESPFFEIEKVINEVKADYVFVDFHAEATSEKVALGHYLDGKVSAIVGTHTHIPTADERVLPKGTLYITDVGMTGPLDGVIGVDKDIVVNRFLYGYSLPNQVAITKNQLNAVILDLKNKTIKRIHLED